Part of the Paenarthrobacter sp. JL.01a genome is shown below.
GCCACAGGTACAGCGCATACGAGTTGGCCCCGAGCCCCACCAACACCTTCGATGACAGGATCCGGTCGACGCCGAAACGGCTTCCCGTCTGACCGGCAATGATGACAGCCACGGCCGCCAGGGTGGGCCACAGCGCCACAAAACCCGGAAACGCCGTCCGGACTTGAAGGATCATGCCGCAGCTGAGCATTGCAGCCACGCCCGTCCAACCCAGCGCCGTTGCCAGAGCCCGCCCCGGACGCAGGAAGGGAAGCAGCAAGCCAACCAGGGTGCCCAGCGCGAATTCCCATAGCCGGGCAAAAGTGTCGAAGTAGGCCAGTTCCTGGTGGGCGGCGGTGAAATAGATTGAGTAGCCCAGCGACGCGACGAAAATCAGCCCGAAGACGCAGAGCAACACCGTCCGGTAGCGCAAGCCGGTCCTGCGGCAGACCAAGGCTGCGGCAACGAAGATCGCCGGCCAGAGGATGAAGACCTGTCCTTGGATGGACAAGGACCAAAAGTGCTGCATGGGACTGGCCAGGCTGTGGTCAGCGGCATAGTAGTTGACTACCTGCCGCTGGAGCAGCCAGTTCTGGACGTAGAAAAGCGATGCCCACGCCTGGTTGACGATCTCCGTCCACCGGGTCCTGGGGACAATCATGAAGGTCGCCGCCAAGGTGCCCGTCAGGACAACGACGACGGCGGGCAGCAGCCGCCAGAACAAGTGCAGCCAGTGCCGAACCAGTGATACCGGCCGCGACTCCTCGTAGCGGTTGACGAACTGGAGTGTCATCAGGAATGCCGAAATCAACAGGAAGACGTCCACGCCTCCCGAAACCCTGCCAAACCAGATGTGGTAGGACACCACCATGAGCACGGCCAGCGAACGGAGTCCCTGGATTTCCGGACGAAACCTGGTGCCACTGGCGCGCCGGACCAGCCCGGGGCTTTCCGGCGATGCCACGCCCTTGGTTGCCGTCATGGACACGCTCCTCTATCGCTGCACCAATTCTGCACCGCGCCTTCCAAATTTCCAGCACCCCGGGCCAAAGCCTGTGCACAACCATGGGTTAAAAGAAACAGCACGGCGCCCCTCCTGAGGGAGGGGCGCCGTGCGGGCTCCGTCCGGGACGGTGTCGCCGTCTATTCAGCGTCTTCCGTGCTGACGAGGTCGCGTCCGGCCGTCTCCGGCGTGAAGAACGTGGTGACGAACGAGATCAGGGCCAAGACCAGCGAGTAGATGGCGAGCACCAGCCAGGAGTGGTTGGTAGCAGCCAGGAGGATTGCTCCCACGACCGGAACCAAGCCTCCCGCCATAACGGCTGACAGCTCTCGGCTCAGGGCAACACCTGTAAAGCGGTATTGGGAACCAAAGAGCTCAGGCAGCAGCGCACACTGGGGCCCAAGCATTGATTGAACACCGAGCGCTATGCCGACAACCATGACCACCCACACCAGCGTGACGTTGCCGAGCGTGACCAGGTAAAAAGCAGGAACAGCAATGATTGCCTGGAACAGGGCGCCGTAGCGGTATACCCTCACCCGCCCAAAGCGATCAGACAGCGCACCAAATGTTACAACCATGACAGCGGCGAAACCTGCGGCGATCAACAAGCCAACAGGCCCAATGAACTTATCGCCCGGGAAGACGCCTTCTTTGACGGACATGAAGGAGATCAACAGCGCAGAGTAGATTGACGAGTTTCCGTTTTCGCCCATCCGCAACCCGATCCCGACCAGTACGTTTTTCCGTGAATGCTTCCACAGCTCCCCGACCGGGTTTTTGACTACATTCTTGTGCTTTTCGAGTTCTTGAAAGACCGGCGTTTCCTTAAGCCGGAGACGGATGAAGACGGCCACGATGATCAGGATAAAGCTGGCCAGGAACGGCACGCGCCACAACCAGCCCTCAAAGGCGTCTTTGTCGGCGAGCTGAAGTACCGCGAAAGTTCCGGCGCCAAGCAGCGTCCCCAGTTGGATGCCAACAAAAGGCAAGGAGGCGAAGTAGCCACGGCGCCTGGGAGGGGCAACTTCTGAAATCAATGTAGTGGCACCGGCTTGCTCTGCACCGGCCCCAAGACCCTGAATGATACGAAGCGTGACCAGAAGAACTGCCCCAAGCATTCCCGCTTGCTCAAACGTAGGCAAAAGGCCAATGGCAAAACTCGCGAGGCCCATCATTCCAATGGTGAGAAGAAGGACCGTCTTCCGGCCGAACTTGTCGCCGATGTAACCGAAGAAAATGCCGCCGAACGGCCTGGCAGCAAAACCCACTCCATAGGTTGCAAATGAGGCGATCAGCGCTCCACTCTCCCCCAGCGGCGAGAAGAACAGCGGACCGAAGATCAGGGCCGACGCAAGGCCGTAGATGTAGAAGTCGTAGTACTCCAGAGCCGAGCCCACCGAGCTGGCCAGCGTAGCGCGCCGCAGCTGCTCCGGTTCGACGACGGCTTCGTCAGCATCAGCTGCGAACTTTGTCTTAGTACGAGTTGTCACAAGCACTCCCTCAAAATCACACCGGGCCCCCGTTGGCCCCGTGAGATAGTGATGGCATCACCGCCAAGATCACTATGATGAACAGAGTACAGCTTGCTGAACGCCTTGCCAAGATTAAAATCAGATTTATGATGATCAGCCCATTGGGTTGCCCAGGGAACGGGCCAACTCCTTGAGTTCCTTGACCATGAGGGCCCCTTGCTCTTCCGAGTAGGTTGCCTTCAGGGCGGTAACCGACAGGCCAAGACTCGGTCCGTGGGCCCCGTGGGTGGGCACGGGAACAGCGAGGCAAACGACGCCCACCGTCGACTCTTCATCCTCGAACGCAAAGCCCTGTTTACGGATGGTGGCGATCTGGGCTTTGAGTTGCTCGGCTGTCTTCAGGGAGTTGGCGGTCATGGTGGGCAGCTCCATGCCGTCCGGAAACATGGCCTCGATATCGTGATCGTGCAGTTGCCCCAACAACGCCTTGCCAACGCTGCACAGCGACACCGGCATTTTGTCTCCGATGTTCGAGGTCAGCCTGACAGCCGGGTGGCCTTCGTAACGCGCCAGGTAGATGACGTGGTCGCCGTCGAGCATGGCAATCCGTACCGTCTCTCCGGAGAGCGTCGGAGCCTGCTCGCAGTACTTGTAGAACTCCTGCACCTCGTCGAGGCGGCTGAGGTATGCCGCCCCCAGCTCCACCAGCTTTCGACCCAAGGCGAAGTCGGCACCCTGCCTGGTAATCAGGCGCGCTTCCTCGAGCGCCAGCAGCAGGTTCGACGTCGAAGACTTGGGAATGCCGAGCTCCCGCGACAGGTCGCTGAGGGTCAAGCGTCCGGAAGGGGAATCAGCCAAGGCCTCAAGGACTGCGGCAGCGCGGGTCACGGCGGGGGCAGGCGACGAAGCGCCCAGGCCCTCGGAGCGGGTGGTGCGGGAATCGGCCATGATTCTCCTTCGTCATTGCAAATAGGTGTTCAATCTACTGAACAATACCCATCATAGTGGCATGCCGGCCGACACGAACCTGTCGCCTTTTCAAACCCAAAAGTTGGCTGTATATTCATTTTCGAGCTCTCCACCGCGGCATCCCCCAATAGTCGCGGTGGAGAGCTCATCCATTTCCGGACGCAGCCAGTGCCGGTTCGGTGGCGTCAAGCAGCCACAACCCCTTCGCCCCTCAGGCACCAGCCCCCTCCCGAGCCGTCACGCACCAATTCCCACGTGGCCAAAGCGGACCGGACGTTGTTACCCAAGCGCACCTGGACCTGCAGGACCTCAATATCCACGCGCCCGGCTCCCCGGGGCATCCGCCTGCGCTCCTCCCACCAGGGAATCCTTTCGAACCAGCGGACAGGTTCAACTGCAATCTTCCACTCCCGCCCTCCCCTGACGACGACGGCAGGCTCACCGTGGGCTGTTGTGCGGATGTATACGTGCTCCATGGAAGGAAACCGTAGGGGGTAGGACTGACATTAAAAGGGTGCGGGATATCCGCTCACAGGAAACAAAAAACCCGCTTCCAAGGATGGAAGCGGGTTTTTCATTCGTGGGTCCTACCGGGATCGAACCGATGACATCCACGGTGTAAACGTGGCGCTCTACCAGCTGAGCTAAAGACCCAAATCGTTGTTTCCGCGCCCTTTATGTTCCTTAGCGCTTCAACCAACGAACAATGACTCTACATGATCAACCGCCGGAAACACCAATCGAGTCCCGGGCCTCGGGCAGGTCCGGCAAAACCCGTGCCAAGTAGCCCAAGGCACCACTGACTCCGAGTTCGAGTTTTACGGTCGCGAACCCATCTCCCCGGGTGCTGCCCCTGTTGATGATGACTACGGGCTTTTCTGCTTTCGAAGCATGGCGGACAAAGCGAAGACCGCTCTGCACCGTCAGCGACGACCCCGCCACCAAGAGTGCGTCAGCGTCGTCAACCATGGCATAGGCGCGCATGACACGATCCTTGGGGACGTTCTCGCCAAAGTAGACGAAGTCGGGCTTCAGGATGCCGCCACAGATGGGGCACACAGCCATGACGAACGACTTGATGAGCTCAGGATCTTCAACCGTCGCGTCGGCATCGGGTGCCATCTCGACCAGCCCGGATTCCACCGCGGCTTCCACAAAACCAGGATTGATCTCCTCCAGGATCGCCGCAATCAACTGCCGGCTGAAGGTATGTCCATGCGAAAGGCAGATCACTTGGTCGAAGCGACCATGCAGGTCAACGACGTTGACGCTTCCAGCGTCCTCGTGCAGCCTGTCAACGTTTTGGGTAATCAGGCCGGTCATCAGGCCCCGCCGTTCCATCAGGGCGACGGCGGCGTGGCCGGAATTGGGGTCGGCATGCCGGAGATGGGACCAACCAAGGTGGTTGCGCGCCCAGTAGCGACGCCTGTTGGCCTCGCTGCCGATGAATTCCTGGTACGTCATGGGGTTCCGCGGTGCAGACCCCGGCCCCCGGTAATCCGGAATGCCGGAATCCGTGCTCAAACCGGCTCCAGTCAGCACTGCCAGGCGCTTGCCCTGCAGGACCTCCACAGCGGAACCAAGGGCTTCCTGCTCCGGAGGATCGAGTTGCACGTCAGCTACGGGCGCCATGCTGGCAAACCCCGTCATTCCGACTCCGTGCCCGGGGTTGGTCATGGCCTTTGATCCACCAACGAAGCCAACGCCCGCCGATACTCTGCGAAGTCCCTCGCTTTACCCCGCGGGTTGACCACGACGTATCGGACTATACCGGCGGCATCGATGATGAACGTGCCCCTCAACGCCATTCCACTGGCGTCGTCAAACACTCCGTACTCCCGGGCGACAGCCCCGTGCGGCCAGAAGTCCGCCAGGAGATCGAAGTCAAAACCCTCGCGCTCCGCGTAGGCCCGCTGGGCGAACTTGCTGTCGACGGAAATTGCCAGCACGGTCGCGTTCGAATCCTTGAACTGGGCAATGTTGTCGCGGATCTCGCATAACTCACCGGTGCAGATGCCGGAGAAGGCAAAGGGGAAAAACACGACAACCACGTTGACGCCGCGGTAGTCCGACAAGCGCACCGGCTCACCGTATTGGTTCAGCAAATCGAAATCCGGCGCAGGCTGCCCTGCTTGGGGAACTCCGACCGAAGCCGGGGCCTGCTGGACTTCGGTCATTTGTTCTTCTTGGGCACCAGGCGAGTGGCGCTCCAGTCCTTCGAAACTCCGGCGGAAGTCGTCAGGTGAAGGCCGGAGGTAGGTGCAGCGTCCTGGATGTCGGCGGGAGAAACATAGTTGTCCCTTCCCGACTTGGGTGTCAGGACCCAGACAACGCCGCCTTCTTTAAGCGTGGTCAACGAATCCATGAGGGCATCAACAAGGTCGCCATCGCCATCGCGCCACCAAAAAATGACTGCGTCAACGACGTCGTGATCGTCTTCATCCAGCAATTCGGAGCCCGTGACATCTTCAATATCGTCACGCAAGTCGAAGTCGACGTCGTCGTCGTAGCCGAGCTCCTGAATCAGATCCCCATCTTTGAAACCCATTCGTTCCGCCACATTTACCGATGTGGCGGCGTCGGCCTCGCTCACGTTTCCTCCTTTGAAGTGACTTCCATTACTAACAGCCAACACCCTTTGGGCGCGTGCTTCAAGCTATTGTCCCTGCAGGAGGGCACATTCCGCACCATCGACGGCGTTTGGAGCCCTTGGCGGGGGCGTGCTTTGCGTCACGCAGGCCGTTTGGATGTGACATACAACGCCCTGCGGGGGCTGCGGCTACGCATAGCGGCGCAGTGAAAGCTAGAGTGGCCATGAGCGCTATGGCTGCAGGGCGATCGCCCCGCAGAATTCTACTGGGCAGCCAGGCGCTCACAAGACCTGCCCGGCGCATCCGACCGGGCTGTTGAAACCGAGATGTCGCACACGACGCGTTCACGACGGGCAGTCACCCTGCCGGACTTGAGGCGCCGATGGATGCGCCAATAAGGAAGGTTGGACGTGGCTGCAGGAGAAGAGACCTCACACATCCTCAGCGGGTTGACTGCCCAGCTGCCTGATCGTGATCCGGAAGAGACCGCGGAGTGGATTGAGTCCCTTGATGCGTTGATCGCTGAGCAGGGTACAGAGCGGGCGCAGTACATTATGCGTTCGTTGTTGCAGCGTGCTGGTGCCCGGAGCGTGGGTGTGCCGATGGTGACGACCACTGATTATGTGAACACGATCCCGGTGGACCAGGAAGCGCCGTTCCCGGGGAATGAGGAGTTCGAGCGCCGGTACCGGGCGTATATGCGGTGGAACGCCGCGGTGATGGTCCATCGTGCGCAGCGCTCCGATATTGGTGTCGGTGGGCATATTTCCACGTATGCCGGTGCCGCGACGTTGTACGAGGTGGGTTTCAATCATTTCTTCCGGGGCAAGGACCACCCCTCGGGCGGGGACCAGGTGTTTTTCCAGGGCCACGCGTCCCCGGGGATGTACGCCCGGGCGTTCATGGAAGGGCGGTTGTCCGAGGAGGACCTGGACGGGTTCCGTCAGGAGAAGTCCAAGGAAGGCCACGCCCTGTCCTCGTACCCGCACCCGCGCCTGATGCCGGGGTTCTGGGAGTTCCCGACCGTGTCGATGGGTATCGGCCCGATGAACGCGATCTACCAGGCCCAGTCCAACCGGTACCTGCACAACCGTGGCATCAAGGACACCAGTGACCAGCAGGTCTGGGCGTTCCTTGGTGACGGTGAAATGGACGAGCCTGAATCCCGTGGCCTGCTCCAGCTCGCCGCGAACGAGAACCTGGACAACCTGAACTTCGTGATCAACTGCAACCTCCAGCGCCTGGACGGGCCGGTGCGCGGCAACGGCAAGATCATGCAGGAACTCGAGGCGTTCTTCCGCGGCGCGGGCTGGAACGTGATCAAGGTCGTCTGGGGCCGTGAGTGGGACTCCCTGCTCGAAGCGGACCAGGACGGGGCGTTGGTGAAAATCATGAACGAAACCCCCGATGGTGACTACCAGACCTACAAGGCCGAATCCGGCGGGTTCGTCCGCGAACACTTCTTCGGCAAGTCCCCGCAGACCAAGGACATGGTCGCGGACCTGACCGATGAGCAGATCTGGGGCCTCAAGCGTGGCGGCCACGACTACCGCAAGGTCTACGCCGCGTACAAGGCAGCGACCGAGTTCAAGGGCAAACCCACCGTGATCCTGGCCAAAACGGTCAAGGGCTACGGCCTGGGCCCGCACTTCGAGGGCCGCAACGCGACCCACCAGATGAAGAAACTGACCATGGAAGACCTCAAAGCCTTCCGTGACCACCTCCGCATCCCCATCACCGACGAGCAACTCGACGCGGACCTCTACCGGCCCCCGTACTACCACCCCGGCATGGACGCCCCCGAAATCCGGTACCTCATGGACCGCCGGGCAGAGCTCGGCGGGTTCGTGCCCGAACGCCGCCGCACCCACACCCCCGTGACCCTGCCCGAGGCCAAATCCTACGACGTCGCCAAACGCGGCTCCGGCAAACAACAAGCCGCGACCACCATGGCCTTCGTCCGGCTCCTCAAAGACCTCATGCGGGACAAAAACTTCGGCCACCGCCTCGTCCCGGTCGTCCCGGACGAATCACGCACCTTCGGCATGGACGCGTTCTTCCCGACCGCGAAAATCTACAACCCCAAAGGCCAGAACTACCTCTCCGTGGACCGCGACCTCGTCCTGGCCTACAAAGAATCCCCCGCCGGACAACTGATCCACCCCGGCATCAACGAAGCCGGCGCCGTCGCAGCCTTCACCGCCGCCGGCACCTCCTACGCCACCCACGGCGAACCCCTGGTCCCGATCTACGTCTTCTACTCCATGTTCGGCTTCCAACGCACCGGAGACTCGTTCTGGGCCGCAGCAGACCAAATGACCCGCGGATTCATCATCGGCGCCACCGCAGGACGGACCACCCTCACCGGCGAAGGACTCCAACACGCCGACGGACACTCCCCCATCCTGGCCTCCACCAACCCCGCCGTCCGCACCTACGACCCCGCCTACGGCTACGAAATCGGCCACATCATCCGCCACGGCCTCGAAACCATGTACGGCGAAGACTCCGAGGATAAGAACGTGATGTTCTACCTCACCGTCTACAACGAACCCATCACCCAACCCGCCGAACCCGAAAACCTCGACACCAACGGACTCCTCAAAGGCATCTACAAACTCGCTGACGCCCCCCAAGGAGACACCAACCGGCCCACCGCACAAATCCTCGCCTCCGGCGTCTCCGTGCCCTGGGCCCTCGACGCCCAAAAAATCCTCAACGAAGACTGGGGCGTCGCCGCGACCGTCTGGTCCGTGACCTCCTGGAACGAACTCCGACGCGACGGACTCGAAACCGACGACCACGCCTTCCTCAACCCCGGCCAACCCCCACGAACCCCGTTCATCACCGAACAACTCACCGGCCACCACGGACCCGTCATCGCCGTCTCCGACTACATGAAAGCCGTCCCCGACCAAATCCGCCAATACATCCCCAACGACTTCGCCTCCCTCGGAGCAGACGGCTTCGGCTTCTCCGACACCCGCCAAGCCGCCCGCCGCTACTTCAAAAACGACACCCACTCCATCGTCACCAAAACCCTCCAACTCCTCGCCGCCAAGGGCGAAGTTGAAGAAGGTGCCGTGGAAAAGGCGATCGACAAGTACCGGCTTCTGGATGTGAACGCCGGCACCACCGGCGGAGCAGGCGGAGACGCCTAAGTCCTTCCGGGACGTCACGCGTCACCAGCACTATCCGCGACGGCGGTCCTCACCAAAGGTGGGGGCCGCCGTCGGGCTTTTAAGCGCTCTGCGGGCGGTCGGGCCGAAGGTGACGGCGACAAGGCGAGTTGTAGCCTTCGCACAAATGGAGCTTCCCACCGCTGGGCCGTATGCTCGTTCCATGGCAGAGCCCACCAAAACAACTTCAAAGCGCAAGGCAGCGCCCCAGGCATTGTCGCCGGAAAAGGCGGAAACCCTTCGGCAGCTCCGCGCCAACGTCGGGCAACTGTCCACCAGCACGATGCGCCAGCTGGAGAAGTCGCTCCCCTGGTACAGCCGCCTGAGCTCCGACGAGCGCTCCGCGCTGGGCCTGGTGGCGCAGAACGGAATCGCCGCCTTCGTCACCTGGTACGAGCGCCCCAGTTCGCCGTCCTGGATCCTTACCGATGTCTTCGGCAACGCCCCTACCGAGCTCACCCGCTCCATCAGCCTGCAGAAGGCCCTGCAACTGATCCGGATCGTAGTTGAGGTGGTCGAGGACCAAGTGCCCGTCATAGCACCGGAATCCGACCAGCCTTCCTTGCGTGAAGCTGTCCTGCGCTACTCCCGTGAGGTGGCGTTCGCCGCCGCGGATGTCTATGCACGCGCAGCGGAGTCACGCGGCTCCTGGGATACACGCCTTGAAGCGCTGATAGTTGACGCCATTCTCCGGGGCGAGAACACCGACGCCCTGCGGTCCCGGATAGCGGCCCTCGGCTGGAAAGCGCAGGAGCGGTTTACCGTCATGGTGGGCAATTCCCCGTCCGAACCCAGCGCGAGCTACGTCAGCGAACTGCGCCGCACTGCGGGCCGGTTCGCCGAGGACGCGCTGGTGGGTATCCAAGGTGACCGCCTCATCCTTATCCTTGGCGGGGTGCAGGACCGGGACACGGCCTACCTGAAGCTCAGTGAACTCTTCGCGCCGGGTGCGGTGGTGTATGGCCCTGAAGCCGGCTCCCTGCTTGAAGCGAGCAGCTCCGCGCAAGCTGCGTTCGCGGGCCTGACCGCAGCCCGTGCGTGGCCCTCCGCCCCCCGACCTGTTGCCGCCGATGATCTCCTTCCGGAGCGCGTGGTTTCCGGTGATGACGCTGCCCGGCGATCCCTCATCAAGAACATCTACCGGCCCCTGCTGGCGGCCTCCAACGGCCTCGTGGAGACTCTCGGGACGTACCTTGAATTGGGACATTCGCTGGAAGCAACGGCCCGGGAACTGTTCGTCCACGCCAACACGGTGCGCTACCGTTTGAAGCGTGTCTGCGACGTGACAGGCTGGGATCCGCTGCTTCCGAGGGAGGCGTTTGTGCTGCAGACCGCCCTGGTTGTGGGACGGCTGTCGGCCCCGCCAAAAGCCGTTCCCGAACGTCATGCGTCACGTTCACAGAACTGAACCGTTGTAGACTTCCTACAAACTGACCCAGTGAGCTTGGTGTACCAAAACACCAGTGGATCACGTGGCAATTTGGAAAGCTGGATACGTGCTTGCAATCGTCTGCCCTGGACAGGGCTCCCAGACCCCCGGATTTTTGGCCCCTTGGCTGGAACTCCCCTCCGTCGAAGGCCAAGTGGCCGCCCTGAGCGAGATCGCAGGCATTGACCTCAAGGCCCATGGCACCACCTCCGATGAAGAGACCATCAAGGACACTGCCGTCGCACAGCCGCTGATCGTCGCGGCGGGCCTTGTGGCCGCGCAGTCCCTGTTCGACGTCGAGTTGAGCACCCTGCCGGTCATTCTGGCCGGCCACTCCGTTGGTGAAATCACGGCATCCGCCCTTGCCGGCGTCCTCACCGAATCCGAGGCCATGACCTTCGTCCGCGAACGCGCCAACAGCATGGCCGCCGCAGCAGCAGTGACCCCCACCGGCATGAGCGCTGTAGTGGGCGGCGATCCCGCCGAGGTCCTGGCGGCAATTGAAGCCTCCGGCGCCACCCCCGCCAACGTCAACGGCGCCGGCCAGACCGTCGCCGCGGGAACCTTCGAGCAGCTCAAGGCCCTTGCGGACAACCCGCCCGCGAAAGCGCGTGTGATTCCGCTCAAGGTCGCCGGCGCTTTCCACACCTCCCACATGGCCCCCGCGGTCAGCGCCCTCGAAGCCCTCAAGCCTTCGCTGTCGCCGCAGAGCCCTTCGGTGCCCCTGCTGTCCAACTACGACGGCAAGGAAGTCACGGACGGCCCTGCCGCCGTCGAAAGCCTGATCGCCCAGGTATCCCGACCCGTCCGCTGGGACCTGTGCATGGAAACACTGGTGGAGCGCGGCGTTACCGGCGTCATTGAGCTTGCACCGGCCGGCACCTTGGCCGGACTGGCCAAGCGCGGGATGCCCGGCGTGAAGACCGTCGCAGTCAAAACCCCGGACGACCTGTCCGCGGCTCTCGCACTCTTTGCTGAACTGGAGGGACAGGCATGAGCACCCCGGTACTGAACAAGGCCGCCGTCAATGAGAACGCCCGCATCCTGGGTATCGGGGCGTACCGCCCGGACGTCATTGTCACCAACG
Proteins encoded:
- a CDS encoding ACP S-malonyltransferase codes for the protein MLAIVCPGQGSQTPGFLAPWLELPSVEGQVAALSEIAGIDLKAHGTTSDEETIKDTAVAQPLIVAAGLVAAQSLFDVELSTLPVILAGHSVGEITASALAGVLTESEAMTFVRERANSMAAAAAVTPTGMSAVVGGDPAEVLAAIEASGATPANVNGAGQTVAAGTFEQLKALADNPPAKARVIPLKVAGAFHTSHMAPAVSALEALKPSLSPQSPSVPLLSNYDGKEVTDGPAAVESLIAQVSRPVRWDLCMETLVERGVTGVIELAPAGTLAGLAKRGMPGVKTVAVKTPDDLSAALALFAELEGQA
- a CDS encoding DUF3052 domain-containing protein; protein product: MSEADAATSVNVAERMGFKDGDLIQELGYDDDVDFDLRDDIEDVTGSELLDEDDHDVVDAVIFWWRDGDGDLVDALMDSLTTLKEGGVVWVLTPKSGRDNYVSPADIQDAAPTSGLHLTTSAGVSKDWSATRLVPKKNK
- a CDS encoding IclR family transcriptional regulator; protein product: MADSRTTRSEGLGASSPAPAVTRAAAVLEALADSPSGRLTLSDLSRELGIPKSSTSNLLLALEEARLITRQGADFALGRKLVELGAAYLSRLDEVQEFYKYCEQAPTLSGETVRIAMLDGDHVIYLARYEGHPAVRLTSNIGDKMPVSLCSVGKALLGQLHDHDIEAMFPDGMELPTMTANSLKTAEQLKAQIATIRKQGFAFEDEESTVGVVCLAVPVPTHGAHGPSLGLSVTALKATYSEEQGALMVKELKELARSLGNPMG
- a CDS encoding NAD-dependent protein deacetylase; translated protein: MTGFASMAPVADVQLDPPEQEALGSAVEVLQGKRLAVLTGAGLSTDSGIPDYRGPGSAPRNPMTYQEFIGSEANRRRYWARNHLGWSHLRHADPNSGHAAVALMERRGLMTGLITQNVDRLHEDAGSVNVVDLHGRFDQVICLSHGHTFSRQLIAAILEEINPGFVEAAVESGLVEMAPDADATVEDPELIKSFVMAVCPICGGILKPDFVYFGENVPKDRVMRAYAMVDDADALLVAGSSLTVQSGLRFVRHASKAEKPVVIINRGSTRGDGFATVKLELGVSGALGYLARVLPDLPEARDSIGVSGG
- a CDS encoding peroxiredoxin, whose product is MTEVQQAPASVGVPQAGQPAPDFDLLNQYGEPVRLSDYRGVNVVVVFFPFAFSGICTGELCEIRDNIAQFKDSNATVLAISVDSKFAQRAYAEREGFDFDLLADFWPHGAVAREYGVFDDASGMALRGTFIIDAAGIVRYVVVNPRGKARDFAEYRRALASLVDQRP
- a CDS encoding MFS transporter produces the protein MLVTTRTKTKFAADADEAVVEPEQLRRATLASSVGSALEYYDFYIYGLASALIFGPLFFSPLGESGALIASFATYGVGFAARPFGGIFFGYIGDKFGRKTVLLLTIGMMGLASFAIGLLPTFEQAGMLGAVLLVTLRIIQGLGAGAEQAGATTLISEVAPPRRRGYFASLPFVGIQLGTLLGAGTFAVLQLADKDAFEGWLWRVPFLASFILIIVAVFIRLRLKETPVFQELEKHKNVVKNPVGELWKHSRKNVLVGIGLRMGENGNSSIYSALLISFMSVKEGVFPGDKFIGPVGLLIAAGFAAVMVVTFGALSDRFGRVRVYRYGALFQAIIAVPAFYLVTLGNVTLVWVVMVVGIALGVQSMLGPQCALLPELFGSQYRFTGVALSRELSAVMAGGLVPVVGAILLAATNHSWLVLAIYSLVLALISFVTTFFTPETAGRDLVSTEDAE
- the aceE gene encoding pyruvate dehydrogenase (acetyl-transferring), homodimeric type; its protein translation is MAAGEETSHILSGLTAQLPDRDPEETAEWIESLDALIAEQGTERAQYIMRSLLQRAGARSVGVPMVTTTDYVNTIPVDQEAPFPGNEEFERRYRAYMRWNAAVMVHRAQRSDIGVGGHISTYAGAATLYEVGFNHFFRGKDHPSGGDQVFFQGHASPGMYARAFMEGRLSEEDLDGFRQEKSKEGHALSSYPHPRLMPGFWEFPTVSMGIGPMNAIYQAQSNRYLHNRGIKDTSDQQVWAFLGDGEMDEPESRGLLQLAANENLDNLNFVINCNLQRLDGPVRGNGKIMQELEAFFRGAGWNVIKVVWGREWDSLLEADQDGALVKIMNETPDGDYQTYKAESGGFVREHFFGKSPQTKDMVADLTDEQIWGLKRGGHDYRKVYAAYKAATEFKGKPTVILAKTVKGYGLGPHFEGRNATHQMKKLTMEDLKAFRDHLRIPITDEQLDADLYRPPYYHPGMDAPEIRYLMDRRAELGGFVPERRRTHTPVTLPEAKSYDVAKRGSGKQQAATTMAFVRLLKDLMRDKNFGHRLVPVVPDESRTFGMDAFFPTAKIYNPKGQNYLSVDRDLVLAYKESPAGQLIHPGINEAGAVAAFTAAGTSYATHGEPLVPIYVFYSMFGFQRTGDSFWAAADQMTRGFIIGATAGRTTLTGEGLQHADGHSPILASTNPAVRTYDPAYGYEIGHIIRHGLETMYGEDSEDKNVMFYLTVYNEPITQPAEPENLDTNGLLKGIYKLADAPQGDTNRPTAQILASGVSVPWALDAQKILNEDWGVAATVWSVTSWNELRRDGLETDDHAFLNPGQPPRTPFITEQLTGHHGPVIAVSDYMKAVPDQIRQYIPNDFASLGADGFGFSDTRQAARRYFKNDTHSIVTKTLQLLAAKGEVEEGAVEKAIDKYRLLDVNAGTTGGAGGDA
- a CDS encoding PucR family transcriptional regulator, coding for MAEPTKTTSKRKAAPQALSPEKAETLRQLRANVGQLSTSTMRQLEKSLPWYSRLSSDERSALGLVAQNGIAAFVTWYERPSSPSWILTDVFGNAPTELTRSISLQKALQLIRIVVEVVEDQVPVIAPESDQPSLREAVLRYSREVAFAAADVYARAAESRGSWDTRLEALIVDAILRGENTDALRSRIAALGWKAQERFTVMVGNSPSEPSASYVSELRRTAGRFAEDALVGIQGDRLILILGGVQDRDTAYLKLSELFAPGAVVYGPEAGSLLEASSSAQAAFAGLTAARAWPSAPRPVAADDLLPERVVSGDDAARRSLIKNIYRPLLAASNGLVETLGTYLELGHSLEATARELFVHANTVRYRLKRVCDVTGWDPLLPREAFVLQTALVVGRLSAPPKAVPERHASRSQN